A genomic segment from Bradyrhizobium diazoefficiens USDA 110 encodes:
- a CDS encoding universal stress protein produces MTSKRLCFEPGHKPKCLVIVDDTAEWDRAVYYASRWAIRAGGGVVMLRIIEPEQRTQEWLGVADIMRAEAHEAAEAALDRAAGRANGIAAITPERVIREGAAMEQLLAVIDEDPDIAMLVLAANPGAEGPGPLVALLAHELGTFPVPVTIISGALSDQSVDSLS; encoded by the coding sequence ATGACCAGCAAGCGACTTTGCTTCGAGCCGGGTCACAAGCCCAAATGCCTCGTCATCGTCGACGACACCGCCGAATGGGACCGCGCGGTCTACTACGCCAGCCGCTGGGCGATCCGCGCCGGCGGCGGGGTGGTGATGCTGCGCATCATCGAGCCCGAGCAGCGGACCCAGGAATGGCTTGGTGTCGCCGACATCATGCGCGCCGAGGCGCATGAGGCGGCGGAAGCCGCGCTCGACCGCGCCGCCGGCCGCGCCAACGGCATTGCCGCGATCACGCCGGAGCGGGTGATTCGCGAAGGGGCCGCGATGGAACAGCTGCTCGCGGTGATCGACGAGGACCCCGACATCGCCATGCTGGTGCTCGCCGCCAATCCCGGCGCGGAAGGTCCGGGACCCCTGGTCGCGCTGCTCGCGCATGAGCTGGGCACGTTCCCGGTGCCGGTGACGATCATCTCCGGCGCGCTGAGCGACCAAAGCGTGGATTCGCTGTCGTAG
- a CDS encoding NifU family protein → MFIQTEATPNPATLKFIPGRVVVDGSPMEFASRESAARSPLAEKLFEVPGVTGVFYGSDFITVTKANGEWQQLKPAILGAIMEHYMSGAPLLADGAAQSDADLDDEDEFFDEADAETVDMIKDLIETRVRPAVANDGGDITFRGFKDGIVYLNMKGACSGCPSSTATLQHGIQNLLKHFVPDVVEVRPM, encoded by the coding sequence ATGTTCATTCAAACCGAAGCCACCCCCAATCCCGCCACGCTGAAATTCATTCCCGGCCGCGTCGTGGTCGACGGCAGCCCGATGGAATTTGCGAGCCGCGAATCGGCAGCGCGTTCGCCGCTCGCCGAAAAGCTGTTCGAGGTGCCCGGCGTCACCGGCGTGTTCTACGGATCGGACTTCATCACCGTGACCAAGGCGAACGGTGAATGGCAGCAGCTCAAGCCCGCGATCCTCGGTGCCATCATGGAGCACTACATGTCGGGCGCGCCGCTGCTCGCCGACGGCGCCGCGCAAAGCGATGCCGATCTCGACGACGAGGACGAGTTCTTCGACGAGGCCGATGCCGAGACGGTCGACATGATCAAGGACCTGATCGAGACCCGGGTGCGGCCGGCGGTCGCCAATGACGGCGGCGACATCACCTTCCGCGGCTTCAAGGACGGCATCGTCTATCTCAACATGAAGGGCGCCTGCTCCGGCTGCCCGTCATCGACCGCGACGCTCCAGCACGGCATCCAGAACCTGCTCAAGCATTTCGTACCCGACGTGGTCGAAGTCCGGCCGATGTGA